DNA from Acidobacteriota bacterium:
GGGTTGCATAACCGACCTTGCGCCCAGGGATTTCGTATTCGGTTAGTTGCAGAACTTTCGCTTCGATGTCTGATGGCAAAGGCGTCGTATGCCATCCCCATTGTGCCATCATGCACAGCGGCATGGTTTTCTCATACGCTTCTGGGAAAGATTGAAGACCGGTAATATCTGCCGTAAAAGCGAATTCTCCATTGCCAAGCGATAGCGGCGAAAGCGGATCAAGTTTGCGAATGCTCGGTTGATGACGATTAACCAGTGCAAATCGATTAATGGTTTCACCGCGCACGGGTTCTGCAAGAAAATTATCCTTTTCGAGATGAATTACTGTCGCGGATGCCGTAAGGCTTTTTATAAATCTTCTTCGCGATAATTCCTTATTCTTCATCCTTACTTTCAGGAATTGATTGGCATGCAAGTTTATAGAAACGGTTAATCAATCAAGGTGAAAAACTTCATCAAGCGCAATTGTAAACGGGCTATTGTCCGGGTTGGTGAGCATTAGTGGTTTCATATAATCCCACCAGTGACGACACACCTCTGTATCAGCGATTTGATTCCATAATTGTTCGGATTCAATTTCAACATAGGCAAACAGTTCGTCAGTTTGACGATTTAAAAAGATGGAATAATGATTCACCCCATGTGTCTTCAAAGTATCTTCCAACGCTTTCCAGATGGGGTTGTGGCGCTGTTGATATTCTTCCTGATTGCCGTGATGCAGTTTCATTAAAAAGGCTTTGCGTATCATCAAATAATTTTCCGTAATTTTTTTAGACCGAGCTTTCCTGAGTCTGCCCTTGGTTTCGCGGTCGTTAATCGTTGAAGCATTTTCTATCAGCTTGAACAAAATCACCAACTTAAAATCGTTCCCTTTAAAAATTTTTTCGGACTGAAACTGAAAAACCGAATCATAAAGCTTTGCTGTTTTGCCTGACAGAGCAATTATTTTTCTAATTGATGCTCAATTATTTTTTTACCTTTTCAGGCGCATCTTCAATCCTTGGAAAATAATTTCGGTTAAAATCAGTTTCTGTAATTCATCAAACGAAGGGTGACCTTTCAGCCAATTCTGCTACCCCCCTTCCTTTTTTAATTGAATTTCGCCACCATTCTATGATACATGAGCCGGTTATGATACCTGAAACTGTTTTTTCAATATCGCCAAACCCCAGATTTTTTTTCATTACACCATCGATTCACGCCGCGATAACCAAAACCAAATATGTTATCCGTTCACGCCAAGGGCTGACCACTATTATCGGCGATGTGGGACTTGGCAAAACTTCACTGCTAAGGCTTTTATTTAATGAATATATCGATTCATCGGATTATACGGTTGCGTTTATGGTAAACCCTAAACAAACCTCTGAAACCGCCTTTTTAAAAGCGATTTGCACGGAATTTGGAATTCCGACCCGGCGAAGCCTGCGAGAAACCGAATATGAATTACGCGGCTTTTTAGTAGAGCAGTACAAGGAAGGTAAAAACACCGTTTTGTTTATAGATGAAGCGCAGCAGTTGCGCGGGCCAATGTTCGAGCAAATCCGTCAAATTCTTAATTTTGAAACAGATACAACAAAACTAATTTCAATTGTGATGGCTGGTCAAGTAGAATTGCGGTATAAACTTGCCGATAAAACTAAACGGGCACTGGTCAGTCGAATCGCTGTCTCTTCAACGCTCGACGCCCTGACACTTGAAGAGATTGGCGAAATGATCAGTTTCCGTTGTCGAGTTGCGGGCGTTGAAAATCCCTTTGAAGCGACTGCCACCAGTGCCATTTACCAATGGTCTAAGGGAGTCCCGCGTGAAGCGATTAAACTTTGCGCC
Protein-coding regions in this window:
- the rhaM gene encoding L-rhamnose mutarotase, whose protein sequence is MIRKAFLMKLHHGNQEEYQQRHNPIWKALEDTLKTHGVNHYSIFLNRQTDELFAYVEIESEQLWNQIADTEVCRHWWDYMKPLMLTNPDNSPFTIALDEVFHLD
- a CDS encoding AAA family ATPase, whose amino-acid sequence is MIPETVFSISPNPRFFFITPSIHAAITKTKYVIRSRQGLTTIIGDVGLGKTSLLRLLFNEYIDSSDYTVAFMVNPKQTSETAFLKAICTEFGIPTRRSLRETEYELRGFLVEQYKEGKNTVLFIDEAQQLRGPMFEQIRQILNFETDTTKLISIVMAGQVELRYKLADKTKRALVSRIAVSSTLDALTLEEIGEMISFRCRVAGVENPFEATATSAIYQWSKGVPREAIKLCAMSVQYARINNLKTIPADLVELAASDIVRPSEEEAFLSRSNTGTMAAVKEVS